One uncultured Carboxylicivirga sp. genomic window, GTTATAGATCGATTGGGCTGTTTTGCTATGATCCGCCAATAGTTTTTCGATCCATTTGGAAAATAGTATCTGCGTATTTTCATCAATCGATTGTACAATGCCAACAGGACGATGATTATCAGCAAACACAGGCTCTCCAATACGTGCACTTATATCTGATAGTCCGATTGAGATGGTGTCACTTACTTCTTTACTGAGTATCGTTCCGTTGTTTGCATAAAGTTTACTGTTTTTACGGAACAGACTGTAGATTGAATCTGGACTTTGTTCAGCCTCTTTAAGTTTTATGTAATTAAGGTTGCGACGGGTTACCTTTAATAACACAAGGTCAAGATTCAGATCATATGCAAGATATCCTTGTACCGATGAAAAGTCTTCAAGATCGAGTGGTGAACTTTGTACTTTGTAGGCTCCTTTCAACCAGCTAAGATTTGTTACAACCAGATTAGGACCAACATAAAATCCATATCCATCATCCAGCCGGCGGGTGTAATGATCAAAAGTACGTAAGCTAACAATGCCCTGGGCATTATCTGTAAATGAACCCTTAAACGGAGCTTTCTTTTCTTTCTTTGATTTATCGGAACCTGTTTGACAACCGATAAACATCATTGAAAGTATGGTAATCAGCAGGATTCGGATCATAGTATTAAAGTTTATCTACAGTTACTTTAATTTTAACGTCAGTATAAGGGCGATTGGCCTTGTCAACTTCCATAGCTGCAATCTTATTGAGAACATCCAAACCTTCCACAACCTCACCAAAAACAGTATAGTCGCCATCCAGCTCAGGAGTGCCACCAATGGTGGTATATGCTTTACGTTGTTCCTCAGTAAATTCCTTTTTATCAGAGATACTGTAATGAAAAGCAATCTTGTCCTTAATATCGCGCAATAACCGGTTAAATTCTTTGGGATCTTCTTCTTTTAAACGAGACAGTTCTTCTTTATGAGGAAGATAAAACTGTGTTTTGAGTTCTTTCTTAATCGGATTATTCGTCGCTTTTTCAATTAAATCCAATTCTTCACTGGTGTATTTTCGGCCCTGTACAATGTAAAACTGAGAAATGTCTGACATCTTAAAATGATTCACATCTTCTGGCTGGCGAGGAGCACAGATAGCTCCTTTCTTATGAAAGCACTCATCATTAAATTCCGAGTCGATGTTAATGGCTTTTCCATATCCAATAGCTCGTCCAGGAGCTGCATTTCTAGAGTCGGAAGAACCACCTTGAATAACAAACCCTTTAACAACCCGATAAAACAATGTGCCATCGAAGTGTTGATCACCAGCCAGCTTTAAAAAGTTATCGCGGTGATTAGGTGTTTCGTTATAGAGTTTTATTTTCATATTACCCATATTGGTAGATATGGTAACATAGAACACAGGTTCCTGTGCCATCAAACGATGACTACCAAGAACGTATATTAATAATAAAACAAGGTATTTTCTTCCAACAGAGATATTCATATTATATTGTTTTTTATTTCCCGGTGAATACTTTTTCAATGATAATATCCTCAAGAGGACGATCATTATTATCGCATTCAACAACAACAATGGAATCAACAATATCCAAACCTTCAATTACTTCACCAAAAACTGTGTAGTTTCCATCTAAATGAGGTACACCACCAATAGTTCGGTAAACCTCTTTAATGTTTTCTGGGATTGTAACATCAGGAGCAGCTGCCACCTTTTCTTCTACTAATTCATTAATTTTCATTTGCATATCCATAACGGCTTGCTGATCGCCTGCCTGACGCAAACTCATAAGAGTATCTTTATACCCTTCTAAAGTCTGATAAAATATTCCCTGACGCTGCATTGATTTTAAACGATTTTCAACCTTTGCAAACTCTTCATCAGTAAACGTTTTGCCTTGTACGATATAGAATTGCGAACCTGAAGATTTCTTCTCTGGATTGACGTTATCGCCCATACGTGCTGCGGCAAGAGCACCTTTTTTATGAAATAATTTTGGAAAATCAATCTCAGCATCAATAGTATAACCTGGTCCACCATTGCCCAGCTGCTTTCCAGCTTCAGCACCTTTCGATTCAGGATCTCCCCCCTGTATCATAAATTCCTTAATGACACGATGAAATAATAACTGATCATAGAAACCTTCGCTGGCAAGCTTTTTAAAATTATCACGATGTTTGGGAGTCTCATCATACAATTCAATTAAAATATCGCCTTTGTTGGTTTTAAACAGTACCTGGTTAGGCTTTAATCGTGGTGAGCATGAAGCAAAAAACAATGCAACAGCTAGTAAGGCTAATAATTTGTTCATGTGTCAATATTTTTTGTCTGAAATGATTCAAATTCATTAGATTATTTATTGCCTAATAAATTTGTTTCAATTAGTCTGGTTTTGTATGTGACTTTTAATTATTGAATTCTACATTTTTAAAATATTCAATGATTCCTTTTTTTATCAGTTGATTCTGATAGGATGGCATCATTGATTTTAGTTTTGGGTCTGCTTCGAAAATTGGCCAACCATCGGGGTCAAGACCTGTTTCTTTAATATAACCCTGACGAGCCAGTATGCGACATCGGGCCACATTAATCAAATCCATCTTTTCGGTTTTACTAAACTCTTTAAAACCAATGCCCATTTCCTGAATACCCATCATAAAAAGTATAAACTCGTACTCGGCAGTTACTTTAAAGTGCTTGCTAAGCCGCAGTATCAGTTTATCCCATTCCATCTCAAACTCTTCGCCTGTCATATTATTCATAGTTTTCAAAAATACCAATTCGTTATTGAAGCCCCAAATCGGAGCTAAACATTAAAGGTATTTGCGAAAGTAATGTTTACTTTTTTGCTAAAACTTTAAACAGACTACCATAAATTTACCTGCTATACAACACTTTTACCCATAAAGTATCCATTTTAATGTGGAATATTTAAGGCATCAGTTATATTTGCGGAAAATTTTAAAAAAATATGTCATTTAAAATATTAACTCCAGAAGAAGCGGCATCATACATACATCATGATGCTAATGTGGCCTTCAGCGGTTTTACTCCGGCAGGGTCTCCAAAAGTTGTACCTAAAGCGATAGCAGCAAAAGCAGAAGCTGAACATGCTGCTGGTAGAGAATTTAAAATCGGTGTCATCTCAGGTGCATCAACAGGCGATTCGCTTGACGGTTCATTAGCTCGTGCTAACGCTGTTAAATTCCGTACTCCGTATCAGTCGAACAAAGACCTACGAAATTCAATTAACAGCGGAGGTGTTGAGTACTTTGATATGCACTTATCAGCTTTAGCTCAGGAGATGCGTTACGGCTTTTTTGGTGATATTGATGTGGCTGTTATCGAAGCGGCTGATGTTTCTCCAAATGGTGAGGTGGTTTTAACTTCAGGTGTTGGTATTTCGCCCACTGCCGTTCGTTTGGCTAAGAGAGTTATTATTGAATTAAATAAAAAGCACCCTGCAAAAATCAAGGGTCTTCATGATATTTACGAACCGTTAGACCCTCCTTACAGGAAGTCAATTCCGGTTCATACGCCTGAAATGCGCATTGGTGATCCAGTCCTAAGAATTGCTCCTGCCAAAATTATGGGTATTGTTGAAACCGATGCACCTGATGAAACAGGAGGTTTTTCACCTGTTGACGAGGTAACACAAAAGATTGGTGATAATGTAGCTACTTTCTTAGCCGGAGAAATTGGAAAAGGCATTATACCAAAAGAGTTTTTACCAATTCAATCGGGCGTTGGTAACATTGCAAACGCAGTATTAGGTTCGTTGGGTTCTAACCCGGGAATTCCTCCGTTTAAAATGTATACTGAGGTTATTCAGGAGTCAGTAATTGAATTAATGCGTAAAGGCGAAATCACATTTGCTTCGGGTTGTTCGTTAACTGTTTCCCCTCCGGTATTAGAAAGTATTTATGAGGATTATGATTTCTTTAAAGATAAATTAGTTCTTCGTCCGCAGGAAATTTCTAATAATCCAGAATTAGTTCGTCAGTTAGGTTTAATTACTATTAATACTGCTATTGAGGCTGATATTTTTGGTAACATTAACTCTACTCACATATTAGGTACTAAAATGATGAACGGAATTGGTGGTTCGGGTGACTTTACACGTAACTCTTTCCTATCGATATTTACTTGTCCATCAGTGGCTAAGGGTGGAGCTATTTCGGCTATTGTTCCAATGGTATCTCACCAGGATCACTCTGAGCACTCTGTAAAAGTTATTATTACCGAACAAGGGGTTGCCGATTTAAGAGGCAAGTCTCCACGTCAGCGTGCTGAGGCAATTATTGAAAATTGTGTTCACCCTGATTATAAAGATATTTTAAGAGGATACTTAAAATTGACTGAAGGTGCTCCGCAAACTCCAACTGCATTAAACGCAGCATTTAAAATGCACATCGAACTTTTAACTTCGGGTGACATGAAAAATACAAAATGGGAGTAGTTTATTTTTTGAATTACCTCATTAAAGAGTAATTAAATTTAAAGGCCATTTCAAAACGAAATGGCCTTTTACTTTTGAGTTCATGCTAGACCCTTTATTATCCTCGTAGTCTGAACAGTACTTAAAACTACCACTTGAAGGTAAAGATGAAGGATATCAGATCATTAACTTTACTCTTGTTCAAGTGGGAGAGTTATCAGACTTTGTTTGGGGATTGATATTTACATCAATACTGAAATGAAACACATTGTATGAATTAAACTTGATAATTATATTCCGTTTGGAAGGGTGATTTTTGACTATGGTTATGGTTGATTGGAATGTTTTTTGTTGTAAATTGCTTATAACCAAACGAAAAAAGTCATGAAAAGGTATTTCTTTATTATTCTTGTCATTGGAGTAATTATGGCTTGCTCGACTACCAAAGACATTCAGAACCAATCAAAGGCTGAAATTGAATTGGCTGCCGACAGCACCGAATACGAATTAATCGTTCTTGATACCCGATTCGAAAGTTATCTGATATCACAGCCTTATTCCAAAGATTTCTATTCAAATGAATATTACAAGCAATGGAATATTCAGTATTGTACCGAATGGAATATCAGGCATGCTAATCCTTTCAGGTATGGAGATTTTTATGAAACTAACATACCATACGAAAGCAATACAGACTATGGAATCGATTTTAATTTTCGACTATACCATTATTTCCAGTTTATAGAAAAGGAATATGGAATTGTTTTAATTGCAAGAAGAGGCAAAGCAGTTAGGTAATTATCTTCGTTTAATTCCAACAGCCAGTATGGCACCAAGTAAAACAAGGCCAGCTCCTCCAAATGCCATGGTTGGAACTGGTTTTATTTCGAACCATTGAACATTTAACGTCATCATTATTTCCAATAAGATAAAGGTGATAATCGGATTGAGAGTAATAACAATGCTGATACGGTTCGCCTCGGCATATTTAAACGAAGCTGCTAGAGTACCGTAGGCTACAACAGTATTAATACCTAAAGCAATCATTAAAAGCCATATCCACCATTCGTATTCAGAAGTCAGAGCCGAAAAATCAGTCATTGGAAGAAATAAGATGACCGGCAAGGCAAAAACAATAAGATTTACTTGTTGAGGATGCCAATGAGTAACCAGTTTTTTGTTGGTAACGGCATAACTTACCCACGATAAGGCACCAAATAGAATCCATGCCACTCCTTTTGTGAATTCAGCTTGTTCGGCTCCGAATTCACCAATCTGGTAAAAATAAAAAACACTAAATCCAACTGCAGCTATTAAAAAACCAATTCCTCGTAACAGGTTTATTTTCTCTTTAAAGATGAAAAAGCCCACTAAGCCCAAAACAATAGGACCAGTTTGAATAATTATTTGTGTAGCTGCCGGTCCGGCCAGGTTAATTCCCTGCATATAACCTATGTAGTTAAATCCCAGAAACAAACCAGCCAGTAACATTAACCGTGGTGGTTTCTTTAACACATTCAGAAAAGAAGGTTTTTTTATTGAGAAAAAGGAGATCAAACTAATAGTGGCTATAAAAAATCGAAACCAAACAACCGTATAAGAGTCAAAATAATTGAGTGAAACTTTTAAACCGATGGCCAGTATGCCCCAAAGCAATGCTGTTGTTGCAGCCAGTAAAACACCTTTTGTTTGATTATTCATTGATATAGTGATAATGTGTTAAAGATAAAATATGGTTATTCTCTTTATAAAAAGATATTTAAAATGAATGATTACCGGATAGTAACAAATCAACCTTGAAATTGATGAGTCGATTTTTAAAATAATCATACTTAAATGATAATTGTCACAAAAATAAGAGACATCAAAACAAATTATTTTTAATTTCGATTATATTTGTGGAAATTATAAAGACCTAAAATAATGAAAAGCATTTTTCCGGTAGTATCATTGATTATTGCAACTGTAATATTTGCTTCATGCAACATGGGAAGTAAGTCGTCTACTACAAGTAGCGCTCCTGAAATTAAAAAAGAAAATGTTGAAAAAGAGGTTAGGGAATTTGTGTATCCGTTACCAACATCTTTTGAGGTAACAGAAATGCTTAACCGTATTGAAGCAGCCTATATTCTTTCATTAAGTAACCCGGTTTCAAACGTTGAAAAGTATCTGACAGAAAAAAGTCAGGCTTTGAATCTTGGAATTTACAGTGCTGATCTGAGTTATGCCAGTACTTACAATCAAAAGCAGGAAACAGTTGATTTTATGAGTGCATCTAAAAGTCTGATTGAAGAATTGGATATTGCAGCTGCTTTGGATAATGATTTGTTACAAAAAATTGAAAGCAATCTTGATAATAAAGAAGCTTTGGTTGGTTTAATCACTGATTCATTTTACGACACATACGAGTATTTAAATAAGAGTGAAAGAGAATCTGTTTCTTTATTAGTAGTTAGTGGAAGCTGGGTGGAAGCACTTTATATTTCAACTCATATTTCTGAAGATACTTTTAACAACAAGGAGATGGTTTCTATCATTATGAATCAAAAAGAACCATTAAATAAGTTAATGACTCTTCTGAGTCAAAAAGAAGACAATACTGATATTATGGAGACCATTGAAGATTTGAAGATTCTTCATGAAATTTATAATAGCATTGATGCAGGTAGTATTACTGAGGATCAATTGACTGCTATCGTTGAAAACGTTGCAGTGGTTCGTGAAAAGTTTGTTTCGTAACTGTTAAGGCAAAGTTATATATAGGGAAGCCTGTGGGTTTCCCTTTTTTTGTGCCTTGATAAAGCAAAAATTATTAACTTCAAATCCAACTCAAAATCCTGATAAATGAGTGAATTATTGCTTGAAGCACTGATGCAGATTTTTGCACTGTTGACTGACCAGAAAGAAGAGCAGGAAACAGG contains:
- a CDS encoding peptidylprolyl isomerase, translated to MNKLLALLAVALFFASCSPRLKPNQVLFKTNKGDILIELYDETPKHRDNFKKLASEGFYDQLLFHRVIKEFMIQGGDPESKGAEAGKQLGNGGPGYTIDAEIDFPKLFHKKGALAAARMGDNVNPEKKSSGSQFYIVQGKTFTDEEFAKVENRLKSMQRQGIFYQTLEGYKDTLMSLRQAGDQQAVMDMQMKINELVEEKVAAAPDVTIPENIKEVYRTIGGVPHLDGNYTVFGEVIEGLDIVDSIVVVECDNNDRPLEDIIIEKVFTGK
- a CDS encoding succinate CoA transferase, which gives rise to MSFKILTPEEAASYIHHDANVAFSGFTPAGSPKVVPKAIAAKAEAEHAAGREFKIGVISGASTGDSLDGSLARANAVKFRTPYQSNKDLRNSINSGGVEYFDMHLSALAQEMRYGFFGDIDVAVIEAADVSPNGEVVLTSGVGISPTAVRLAKRVIIELNKKHPAKIKGLHDIYEPLDPPYRKSIPVHTPEMRIGDPVLRIAPAKIMGIVETDAPDETGGFSPVDEVTQKIGDNVATFLAGEIGKGIIPKEFLPIQSGVGNIANAVLGSLGSNPGIPPFKMYTEVIQESVIELMRKGEITFASGCSLTVSPPVLESIYEDYDFFKDKLVLRPQEISNNPELVRQLGLITINTAIEADIFGNINSTHILGTKMMNGIGGSGDFTRNSFLSIFTCPSVAKGGAISAIVPMVSHQDHSEHSVKVIITEQGVADLRGKSPRQRAEAIIENCVHPDYKDILRGYLKLTEGAPQTPTALNAAFKMHIELLTSGDMKNTKWE
- a CDS encoding peptidylprolyl isomerase produces the protein MIRILLITILSMMFIGCQTGSDKSKKEKKAPFKGSFTDNAQGIVSLRTFDHYTRRLDDGYGFYVGPNLVVTNLSWLKGAYKVQSSPLDLEDFSSVQGYLAYDLNLDLVLLKVTRRNLNYIKLKEAEQSPDSIYSLFRKNSKLYANNGTILSKEVSDTISIGLSDISARIGEPVFADNHRPVGIVQSIDENTQILFSKWIEKLLADHSKTAQSIYNLRDKTNKVYISHTKVKGFRIITNKGNIEIALSDQTPKYRDNFIKLVSDHFYDSLLVHRVIKDFLIQTGASDTKYAKKDDVVGWKGPGYTLPMKIVPELFHKRGMIAASKLPADRNKHNRSDGSQFYIVAGRIFTNQELDDLEKEKNIKYTTKQRQVYTTIGGAPYLDGDYTVFGWVTKGMDVVDKLAASETYAIDRPIDEIRIKTIEILKK
- a CDS encoding DUF6146 family protein; translated protein: MKRYFFIILVIGVIMACSTTKDIQNQSKAEIELAADSTEYELIVLDTRFESYLISQPYSKDFYSNEYYKQWNIQYCTEWNIRHANPFRYGDFYETNIPYESNTDYGIDFNFRLYHYFQFIEKEYGIVLIARRGKAVR
- a CDS encoding DMT family transporter, with protein sequence MNNQTKGVLLAATTALLWGILAIGLKVSLNYFDSYTVVWFRFFIATISLISFFSIKKPSFLNVLKKPPRLMLLAGLFLGFNYIGYMQGINLAGPAATQIIIQTGPIVLGLVGFFIFKEKINLLRGIGFLIAAVGFSVFYFYQIGEFGAEQAEFTKGVAWILFGALSWVSYAVTNKKLVTHWHPQQVNLIVFALPVILFLPMTDFSALTSEYEWWIWLLMIALGINTVVAYGTLAASFKYAEANRISIVITLNPIITFILLEIMMTLNVQWFEIKPVPTMAFGGAGLVLLGAILAVGIKRR
- a CDS encoding peptidylprolyl isomerase, with the translated sequence MNISVGRKYLVLLLIYVLGSHRLMAQEPVFYVTISTNMGNMKIKLYNETPNHRDNFLKLAGDQHFDGTLFYRVVKGFVIQGGSSDSRNAAPGRAIGYGKAINIDSEFNDECFHKKGAICAPRQPEDVNHFKMSDISQFYIVQGRKYTSEELDLIEKATNNPIKKELKTQFYLPHKEELSRLKEEDPKEFNRLLRDIKDKIAFHYSISDKKEFTEEQRKAYTTIGGTPELDGDYTVFGEVVEGLDVLNKIAAMEVDKANRPYTDVKIKVTVDKL